One genomic window of Microbacterium sp. BH-3-3-3 includes the following:
- a CDS encoding FBP domain-containing protein — MRALTENELRAAFVNATPDEVRVLALPHDFVLTDWDHLDFLAWRDPSTRGRGYLVIERDGEPIGVLLRAADGQSRARSSMCNLCHTMQPGDQVTLFTARKAGAAGEHGDTVGTYMCADLSCHETVRLAAPLAPSEIRASVDRKIDGTRRRTEDFVARVLETAEVTR, encoded by the coding sequence ATGCGAGCACTCACCGAGAACGAGCTCCGCGCCGCGTTCGTCAACGCCACGCCGGACGAGGTGCGCGTTCTGGCGCTTCCTCACGACTTCGTGCTGACCGACTGGGATCATCTCGACTTCCTCGCCTGGCGTGATCCGAGCACGCGGGGCCGCGGATACCTCGTGATCGAGCGCGACGGGGAGCCGATCGGAGTGCTGCTGCGCGCCGCCGACGGGCAGTCGCGCGCCCGGTCGTCGATGTGCAACCTCTGCCACACGATGCAGCCCGGTGATCAGGTGACGTTGTTCACCGCACGCAAGGCCGGCGCGGCCGGCGAGCACGGCGACACGGTGGGCACCTACATGTGCGCCGACCTGTCGTGCCACGAGACGGTGCGCCTGGCGGCTCCCCTCGCGCCGAGCGAGATCCGCGCGAGCGTCGACCGCAAGATCGACGGCACGCGGCGCCGCACCGAGGATTTCGTCGCCCGCGTGCTCGAGACCGCCGAGGTGACGCGATGA
- a CDS encoding class I SAM-dependent methyltransferase: protein MFDQVAAAYDRTNTVLSLGNDRLWRAATLRAVAPQRGERILDLAAGTGTSSMAFVPSGAHVVAADFSRGMIAEGRRRHGDVPNLEFVQADATDLPFADAEFDAVTMSFGLRNVNDPRRALRELRRVTRPGGRIVVCEFSHPPSPVFNGLYRFYNNRVLPIVARSVSSNAEAYDYLNESIRDWPDQPTLARWMRDSGWDDVAYRNLTFGIVALHRGVVAQSA, encoded by the coding sequence ATGTTCGACCAGGTGGCAGCGGCCTACGACCGCACCAACACCGTGCTGAGTCTCGGCAACGACCGCTTGTGGCGTGCCGCCACGCTGCGCGCCGTGGCCCCGCAGCGGGGGGAGCGCATCCTCGATCTGGCCGCCGGCACCGGCACCTCGTCGATGGCGTTCGTCCCGAGCGGCGCGCACGTCGTCGCCGCCGACTTCTCGCGCGGCATGATCGCCGAGGGGCGCCGCCGTCACGGCGACGTGCCCAACCTCGAGTTCGTGCAGGCCGATGCCACCGACCTCCCCTTCGCCGACGCGGAGTTCGACGCCGTGACGATGTCGTTCGGTCTGCGCAACGTCAACGACCCGCGCCGGGCGCTGCGGGAACTGCGCCGGGTCACGCGTCCCGGAGGACGCATCGTGGTGTGCGAGTTCTCGCATCCGCCGTCCCCCGTCTTCAACGGGCTCTACCGCTTCTACAACAACCGGGTGCTGCCGATCGTCGCTCGCTCGGTCAGCTCGAACGCCGAGGCCTACGACTACCTCAACGAGTCGATCCGCGACTGGCCCGACCAGCCGACGCTCGCGCGGTGGATGCGCGACTCCGGCTGGGACGACGTGGCCTACCGCAACCTGACGTTCGGCATCGTGGCGCTGCACCGCGGCGTCGTCGCGCAGAGCGCGTGA
- a CDS encoding polyprenyl synthetase family protein yields MTPRPPAAGTRLSGKLGLSDRIFAGLRSRTLLSTVEAGLAQVEGTLEGEVRSADRLADVTARYLYEAGGKRVRPMLAILTAQLGRGTTPEVIEVATALELTHLGSLYHDDVMDGADKRRGVPSAQTVFGNNIAILTGDLLFARASQLMARRGERAIQLQADTFERLVLGQMHETVGPQEGDEPVDFYLRVLADKTGSLIAAAAQSGVIYSGAPEEFEKPMVVFGEKAGVAFQLLDDVIDLSPDPSETGKVPGTDLRAGVPTMPYLLLGHRSDAASADLRSRIDEGQERIAAGADPSILDAALAELRDHETTHETLKLAHQWSQEAIEALAPLPDGAVREALTRFARAVADRSA; encoded by the coding sequence GTGACCCCGAGACCGCCTGCGGCCGGCACCCGCCTGTCGGGCAAGCTGGGCCTGAGTGACCGCATCTTCGCAGGCCTGCGTTCGCGCACCCTGCTCTCCACCGTCGAGGCCGGTCTCGCCCAGGTCGAGGGCACCCTCGAGGGCGAAGTCCGAAGCGCCGACCGTCTGGCCGACGTCACCGCCCGGTACCTGTACGAGGCCGGCGGCAAGCGCGTTCGCCCGATGCTCGCCATCCTCACCGCTCAGCTCGGTCGCGGAACGACGCCCGAGGTCATCGAGGTCGCCACGGCGCTCGAACTGACGCACCTGGGCTCGCTCTACCACGACGACGTCATGGACGGCGCCGACAAGCGCCGCGGGGTGCCCAGCGCCCAGACGGTGTTCGGCAACAACATCGCGATCCTCACCGGCGACCTGCTCTTCGCCCGCGCCAGCCAGCTCATGGCGCGTCGCGGTGAGCGCGCGATCCAGCTGCAGGCCGACACGTTCGAGCGTCTCGTGCTGGGCCAGATGCACGAGACCGTCGGCCCGCAAGAGGGCGACGAGCCCGTCGACTTCTACCTCAGGGTGCTCGCCGACAAGACCGGTTCGCTGATCGCCGCGGCCGCCCAGTCCGGCGTCATCTACTCGGGCGCCCCCGAGGAGTTCGAGAAGCCGATGGTCGTGTTCGGCGAGAAGGCCGGTGTGGCCTTCCAGCTGCTCGACGACGTGATCGATCTGTCTCCCGATCCCTCCGAGACCGGCAAGGTGCCCGGCACCGACCTGCGCGCGGGCGTGCCGACCATGCCGTACCTGCTGCTCGGTCACCGCTCCGACGCGGCGTCGGCCGACCTGCGTTCGCGCATCGACGAGGGCCAGGAGCGCATCGCCGCCGGGGCAGACCCCTCGATCCTCGACGCCGCACTCGCGGAGCTGCGCGATCACGAGACCACGCACGAGACGCTGAAGCTCGCGCACCAGTGGTCGCAAGAGGCCATCGAAGCCCTCGCACCGCTGCCCGACGGCGCCGTGCGCGAGGCGCTGACGCGCTTCGCCCGCGCGGTCGCCGACCGCTCGGCCTGA
- a CDS encoding PfkB family carbohydrate kinase, whose translation MSGRVVVIGDALIDELRDETGVREFVGGAGLNVAVGLSRLGVPASLIAMVGDDAAGEQIRGFLAEHGVELLASPSEHGSSRAVSTRSPGGEPEYVFNDAAQNRRVRYGDAERAAIADAPMVVVSCFPFDDAEQTRLLMDATASPSTPLAIDPNPRSGMLHDRAAFVQGLERAASGALLVKVGDDDAQLLYGGSLDDLRVRLVGLGVGAVLATYGAGGAAIDAAGTSVARGISELPGRIIDTMGGGDAVLATTVALVRDRLPVDAEEWDAVLTRAMDVAAATCRHEGALLRTPE comes from the coding sequence ATGAGCGGGCGGGTCGTCGTCATCGGCGACGCCCTCATCGACGAGCTGCGCGACGAGACGGGTGTGCGCGAGTTCGTCGGCGGCGCGGGCCTCAACGTCGCGGTGGGGCTCTCGCGCCTGGGCGTTCCGGCATCGCTCATCGCGATGGTGGGCGACGATGCGGCGGGCGAGCAGATCCGCGGCTTCCTCGCCGAGCACGGCGTCGAGCTGCTGGCGAGTCCGTCGGAGCACGGCTCATCGCGCGCCGTGAGCACCCGCTCGCCGGGCGGAGAGCCCGAGTACGTCTTCAACGACGCGGCCCAGAACCGACGGGTGCGCTACGGCGACGCCGAGCGCGCGGCGATCGCCGACGCCCCCATGGTCGTGGTCAGCTGCTTCCCCTTCGACGACGCGGAGCAGACCCGCCTCCTGATGGATGCCACGGCCTCACCGTCGACGCCCCTGGCCATCGACCCGAACCCGCGGAGCGGCATGCTGCACGACCGCGCCGCGTTCGTGCAGGGCCTCGAGCGGGCGGCATCCGGAGCCCTCTTAGTGAAGGTGGGCGATGACGACGCGCAGCTTCTCTACGGCGGCTCGCTCGACGACCTGCGCGTGCGGCTCGTCGGCCTCGGCGTGGGTGCCGTGCTGGCGACCTACGGCGCGGGCGGCGCCGCGATCGACGCCGCCGGAACCTCGGTCGCGCGGGGGATCTCGGAGCTTCCCGGCCGCATCATCGACACGATGGGTGGTGGCGACGCCGTGCTGGCGACCACCGTCGCGCTCGTGCGCGACCGCCTTCCGGTTGATGCCGAGGAGTGGGATGCCGTGCTCACCCGCGCCATGGATGTCGCCGCCGCCACCTGCCGCCACGAGGGGGCCCTGCTGCGCACGCCGGAGTGA
- a CDS encoding dihydrofolate reductase family protein: MPVRVDLNISLDGVAMPADPSPENPMGEDWGRLVADYMATRTFRERVFGDTSGAGTTGVDDRYAAAYFEGIGAEVMGAGMFGLHAFPDDPDWRGWWGEEPPFRVPVFVLTHRERPEIAFANGTRFTFVCESITDAVTRASAAAGDADVRIGGGVGVVRAALEADLVDHLHMAIRPVILGRGTRLWDDLRDLDRRYTVTTEVAESGVVHVTFSR; this comes from the coding sequence TTGCCCGTCCGCGTCGATCTGAACATCTCGCTCGACGGGGTGGCGATGCCCGCCGACCCGTCGCCCGAGAATCCGATGGGCGAGGACTGGGGGCGTCTCGTCGCGGACTACATGGCGACGAGAACGTTCCGTGAGCGTGTCTTCGGCGACACGTCGGGCGCGGGGACGACTGGCGTCGACGACCGGTACGCCGCCGCGTACTTCGAGGGCATCGGCGCCGAGGTCATGGGCGCGGGCATGTTCGGCCTGCATGCCTTCCCCGACGATCCCGACTGGCGCGGGTGGTGGGGCGAGGAGCCGCCGTTCCGCGTACCGGTGTTCGTCCTCACGCACCGCGAGCGGCCCGAGATCGCCTTCGCGAACGGCACGCGATTCACCTTCGTCTGCGAGAGCATCACGGATGCCGTGACACGGGCGTCCGCGGCCGCCGGCGACGCCGACGTGCGCATCGGCGGGGGTGTCGGGGTGGTACGCGCGGCCCTCGAGGCCGACCTCGTCGACCACCTGCACATGGCCATCCGCCCCGTGATCCTGGGGCGGGGAACGCGCCTGTGGGACGACCTGCGCGATCTTGACCGCCGCTACACGGTGACGACCGAGGTCGCCGAGAGCGGCGTCGTGCACGTGACGTTCTCACGATGA
- a CDS encoding FAD-dependent oxidoreductase, producing the protein MTKLRLAIVGAGPAGIYAADILLKSERQFDVSIDLFEQLPAPYGLVRYGVAPDHPRIKGVVTALREVLDRGDIRLFGNVRFGEDITLDDLKQHYNAVIFSTGAIRDADLDIPGIDAEGSYGAADFVSWFDGHPDVPREWPLEAESLAVIGNGNVALDVTRMLAKHADDLLPTEVPDNVYQGLKASPVTDVHVFGRRGPAQVKFTPLELRELGELRDVDMVVYDEDFDYDEASLAAIQTNKQVKVIDRVLQQWRTRPGVNNSGGEASRRLHLHFWAKPVEVVKDAEGRVAAFRYERTKPDAEGGVVGTGEIREVPIQAIYRAVGYFGSPLTGVPFDERHGVIPNHEGQVLAADSNDRLPGVYATGWIKRGPVGLIGHTKSDAMETVRHVINDQGEWWQPAHPEEEAIPALLEERGVRWTDLDGWHRLDEHEVALGAPHERARVKVVPRDEMISISRGE; encoded by the coding sequence ATGACGAAGCTGCGCCTCGCCATCGTCGGAGCCGGCCCCGCCGGCATCTACGCGGCCGACATCCTGCTGAAATCCGAGCGGCAGTTCGACGTGTCGATCGACCTGTTCGAGCAACTGCCCGCACCCTACGGTCTCGTGCGCTACGGCGTCGCCCCCGACCACCCGCGCATCAAGGGTGTCGTCACGGCGCTGCGCGAGGTGCTCGACCGCGGCGACATCCGCCTGTTCGGCAACGTGCGCTTCGGCGAGGACATCACCCTCGACGACCTCAAGCAGCACTACAACGCGGTCATCTTCTCGACCGGCGCGATCCGCGACGCCGACCTCGACATCCCCGGCATCGACGCCGAGGGCTCGTACGGCGCCGCCGACTTCGTGAGCTGGTTCGACGGCCACCCCGACGTACCGCGCGAGTGGCCGCTCGAGGCGGAGTCGCTCGCGGTCATCGGCAACGGCAACGTGGCGCTCGACGTCACGCGCATGCTCGCCAAGCACGCCGACGACCTGCTGCCCACCGAGGTGCCCGACAACGTGTACCAGGGGCTCAAGGCCTCGCCCGTCACCGACGTGCACGTCTTCGGCCGCCGCGGTCCCGCGCAGGTGAAGTTCACGCCTCTCGAGCTGCGCGAGCTGGGCGAGCTGCGCGACGTCGACATGGTCGTCTACGACGAGGACTTCGACTACGACGAGGCGTCGCTGGCCGCCATCCAGACCAACAAGCAGGTCAAGGTCATCGACCGCGTCCTGCAGCAGTGGCGCACCCGCCCGGGCGTGAACAACTCCGGCGGAGAAGCGTCGCGACGCCTGCACCTGCACTTCTGGGCCAAGCCCGTCGAGGTCGTGAAAGACGCCGAGGGCCGGGTGGCCGCGTTCCGGTACGAGCGCACGAAGCCCGACGCCGAGGGGGGCGTCGTGGGAACGGGCGAGATCCGCGAGGTGCCGATCCAGGCCATCTACCGCGCGGTCGGCTACTTCGGCTCGCCGCTGACCGGCGTGCCCTTCGATGAGCGTCACGGCGTCATCCCCAACCACGAGGGTCAGGTGCTCGCCGCCGACTCGAACGACCGCCTGCCGGGCGTGTACGCCACCGGGTGGATCAAGCGCGGCCCCGTCGGCCTCATCGGACACACCAAGTCGGATGCCATGGAAACGGTGCGCCACGTCATCAACGACCAGGGGGAGTGGTGGCAGCCGGCCCACCCCGAAGAAGAGGCCATTCCGGCCCTTCTCGAGGAGCGCGGCGTGCGCTGGACCGACCTCGACGGCTGGCACCGCCTCGACGAGCACGAAGTCGCCCTCGGCGCCCCGCACGAGCGCGCCCGCGTCAAGGTCGTGCCCCGCGACGAGATGATCTCGATCTCGCGCGGCGAGTAA
- a CDS encoding alpha/beta hydrolase: MGEWHPDVLGDGFEQQTLPLGDDAEGEVVATLVRAQPRAGARLFGEFRDIDVLYVHGWSDYFFQVELARFFTDRGARFSALDLRNYGRSLRPGQAPGYVASLDVYDADIAAALDVLGTAREGRRLVLLGHSTGGLTLTLWAARHPGVADALVLNSPWLELQLGPLGRQALAPLVNARARFDPLGTHPVVDLGFYTRAQRELGTLPDSPEGWRPAQGFPTHPGWLAAVIAGHARVASGVDVGCPTLVLLSQRSTSALSWNDTMLSSDSVLVVDDIARAATRIARTVTIARIDGALHDVFLSAPEAKDAAFTALETWMTQLA, translated from the coding sequence ATGGGGGAGTGGCATCCGGACGTCCTCGGCGACGGCTTCGAACAGCAGACCCTGCCGCTCGGCGACGATGCCGAGGGGGAGGTCGTCGCGACGCTCGTGCGCGCGCAGCCGCGCGCCGGCGCCCGTCTGTTCGGTGAGTTTCGCGACATCGACGTGCTGTACGTGCACGGGTGGTCGGACTACTTCTTCCAGGTCGAGCTCGCCCGGTTCTTCACCGATCGCGGTGCCCGATTCTCGGCGCTCGACCTGCGCAACTACGGCCGGAGCCTGCGGCCCGGGCAGGCGCCGGGCTACGTCGCGTCCCTCGACGTGTACGACGCCGACATCGCGGCGGCTCTGGATGTCCTGGGCACCGCGCGCGAGGGACGACGTCTCGTGCTGCTCGGACACAGCACGGGCGGACTCACGCTGACGCTCTGGGCGGCGCGGCATCCGGGGGTCGCCGACGCCCTCGTTCTCAACAGTCCGTGGCTGGAGCTGCAGCTCGGCCCGCTCGGACGCCAGGCGCTCGCCCCGCTGGTGAACGCCCGCGCGCGATTCGACCCGCTCGGCACGCACCCGGTCGTCGACCTCGGCTTCTACACGCGCGCGCAGCGGGAGCTGGGGACCCTGCCCGACAGTCCCGAGGGCTGGCGCCCGGCGCAGGGATTCCCCACCCACCCGGGCTGGTTGGCCGCCGTCATCGCGGGGCACGCGCGGGTGGCATCCGGCGTCGACGTGGGATGCCCGACCCTCGTGCTGTTGTCGCAGCGCTCGACCTCGGCGCTCAGCTGGAACGACACGATGCTCTCGAGCGACTCGGTGCTCGTCGTCGACGACATCGCGCGCGCGGCCACCCGTATCGCCCGCACGGTGACGATCGCGCGCATCGACGGGGCGCTGCACGACGTGTTCCTGTCGGCGCCCGAGGCGAAGGACGCCGCGTTCACCGCGCTCGAGACCTGGATGACGCAGCTAGCGTAG
- a CDS encoding DUF402 domain-containing protein, producing the protein MDNRPAPGTRLLFEWRKWDGSPHWVQDSVYLGSDEWGEWFGQQVGWRSERPGAAFVCREPNVTLVPASADWAFTHNAAPHPVAVYIDLAWDVRWGDDGVPRGIDMDLDVVRRTDGRGTWVDDRDEWDEHRVRYGYPAEIVAHLEATALDLEHRVREGVAPFSDAVTRPWLDRLAALATPGDHPGDPA; encoded by the coding sequence ATGGATAATCGCCCCGCTCCCGGCACCCGCCTGCTGTTCGAGTGGCGCAAGTGGGACGGTTCACCGCACTGGGTGCAGGACAGCGTCTACCTCGGCTCCGACGAGTGGGGCGAGTGGTTCGGCCAGCAGGTGGGGTGGCGCAGCGAACGGCCGGGCGCGGCCTTCGTCTGCCGCGAGCCCAACGTGACCCTGGTGCCGGCGAGCGCCGACTGGGCCTTCACCCACAACGCCGCACCGCATCCGGTCGCGGTGTACATCGACCTGGCGTGGGATGTGCGCTGGGGCGACGACGGCGTGCCCCGTGGCATCGACATGGACCTCGACGTCGTGCGCCGCACCGACGGCCGCGGCACCTGGGTCGACGATCGCGACGAGTGGGACGAGCACCGCGTGCGCTACGGCTACCCGGCCGAGATCGTGGCGCACCTCGAGGCGACGGCGCTCGATCTCGAGCACCGCGTGCGCGAGGGGGTCGCCCCTTTCTCGGATGCCGTCACCCGGCCCTGGCTCGATCGGCTCGCGGCGCTGGCAACCCCCGGCGACCACCCGGGTGACCCGGCCTAG
- a CDS encoding ABC transporter permease: MPTVDVLVRTAVAMLVLAGIAVSILLASGVPRWHGPAFALVRATVQLTLLSVILTGVIQDAVWVGAALVVMFLVAVSVSTNRIGDPPSQAWRTALALFAGVGVAGSVVFLTGAVEYSPRFVLAVGAMVIGNAMTVASVTGRTFAQLRADRWPEVEAWLALGATPRRATRDLGRRAVHDALLPGIDQVKTTGVVVLPGAFVGAIFGGLSPVEAGRFQLVVLAAIMAAGAITSVTAIRLTGGTINRPPRAPV, encoded by the coding sequence ATGCCTACAGTCGATGTGCTGGTGCGCACGGCGGTGGCGATGCTGGTTCTCGCCGGCATCGCGGTGAGCATCCTGCTCGCTTCGGGAGTGCCGCGGTGGCACGGTCCGGCCTTTGCTCTCGTGCGGGCGACCGTGCAGCTCACCCTTCTCAGCGTCATCTTGACGGGGGTCATTCAGGATGCCGTCTGGGTAGGCGCCGCGCTCGTGGTGATGTTTCTGGTGGCGGTGTCGGTGTCAACGAATCGCATCGGAGATCCGCCCTCTCAGGCATGGAGGACGGCGCTTGCCCTCTTCGCCGGGGTGGGTGTGGCCGGAAGCGTGGTGTTCCTCACCGGCGCCGTCGAATACTCACCTCGGTTCGTTCTCGCGGTCGGGGCGATGGTGATCGGCAACGCCATGACCGTCGCCTCGGTGACCGGTCGCACCTTCGCGCAGCTGCGCGCTGACCGCTGGCCCGAAGTGGAGGCCTGGTTGGCGCTGGGAGCGACACCTCGCCGCGCCACCCGCGACCTCGGGCGGCGCGCGGTACACGACGCCCTCCTCCCCGGGATCGACCAGGTCAAGACGACCGGCGTGGTCGTTCTTCCCGGAGCGTTCGTGGGAGCGATCTTTGGCGGACTCTCACCCGTCGAGGCAGGACGCTTTCAGCTGGTCGTCCTCGCGGCGATCATGGCCGCGGGCGCCATCACGTCGGTCACGGCGATTCGGCTCACGGGCGGGACAATCAACCGCCCACCGAGGGCGCCGGTGTGA
- a CDS encoding SGNH/GDSL hydrolase family protein: MRQRVAWLIGAGIVLVAIGVAVLLVMTAGSRAEPSSPATATSSASVTPTRSATPTRSATPTRTPTPTAAPTPTARPGTALVTRGEGGAVRMLVAGDSLAAGFFASQKDRGFTSLVADAVGPVEMTTAAQAHQTLTTVAAITDVPDDLGLAVIELGTNDVGLPTPVADFEQQYVGLLDRIRASSPKAALVCLGTWTSDGAAYDEAIARTCAARGGVYVGLADAFSTSAYHGPEGRDSFAGTGDYFHPNDTGHRAIADGVLKALTY; the protein is encoded by the coding sequence GTGCGACAGCGAGTGGCGTGGCTGATCGGCGCGGGCATCGTGCTCGTCGCGATCGGTGTCGCCGTGCTGCTGGTCATGACCGCCGGTTCGCGCGCGGAGCCGAGCTCTCCGGCGACGGCGACGTCCTCGGCATCCGTCACCCCCACGCGATCGGCCACCCCCACGCGGTCGGCGACTCCGACGCGGACCCCCACCCCGACAGCCGCGCCGACCCCCACGGCGCGGCCGGGAACGGCTCTCGTGACGCGCGGCGAGGGCGGCGCGGTGCGCATGCTCGTCGCCGGCGACTCACTGGCCGCGGGCTTCTTCGCGTCGCAGAAGGATCGGGGCTTCACCTCTCTCGTGGCGGATGCCGTCGGCCCGGTCGAGATGACCACCGCGGCCCAGGCACACCAGACGCTCACCACCGTCGCCGCGATCACGGATGTGCCCGACGACCTCGGTCTCGCGGTGATCGAGCTCGGGACGAACGACGTCGGTCTGCCCACTCCGGTGGCCGACTTCGAGCAGCAGTACGTCGGCCTGCTCGATCGCATCCGCGCTTCGTCGCCGAAGGCCGCGCTCGTCTGCCTCGGTACCTGGACGAGTGACGGCGCCGCGTACGACGAGGCGATCGCCCGCACCTGCGCCGCGCGGGGCGGGGTGTACGTCGGGCTCGCCGACGCCTTCTCGACGTCCGCGTACCACGGTCCCGAGGGGCGCGACTCGTTCGCCGGTACCGGCGACTATTTCCACCCGAACGACACCGGGCACCGCGCGATCGCCGACGGCGTGCTGAAGGCCCTCACCTACTGA
- a CDS encoding AMP-binding protein — MIPTAASATERYRAARDELLAARTDPARAAGFTWPVFDGAFNWAIDWFDPMARGNEAPALIVVDDDGTRHQRTFDELARRSDQVAAWLASRGVARGDAVLLMLGNQVELWEAMLALMKLGGVIAPTTTALGTADLADRVERAEIRHVVVGAADAAKFDDLPEGLGRIVVGGTHPGWAAYDDAFVTEAPPARHPGTTADDRLLLYFTSGTTSKPKLVEHTHASYPVGHLTTMYWLGLEPGDVHLAISSPGWAKHAWSCFFAPWIAGATVLALNFARFSAERLLEELESEAVTTFCAPPTVWRMLIQTDLSGRRGRLREVVSAGEPLNPEVIAAVQRTWGLDIRDGYGQTEMTAVVANTPGAPLVPGSMGRPLPGCPVVLVDPLTGARADEGEICLDLTERPLNLMRGYVGDAERNAEAFAGGLFHTGDVARRDETGSITYIGRTDDVFKASDYKISPFELESVLIEHPAVVEAAVVPAPDEVRLAVPKAYVVLAAGYEPGDEVALDILRYAREKLAPYQRVRRIEFHDLPKTISGKIRRVELRQREEAAARGEVVCVEWTDATLRG; from the coding sequence ATGATCCCCACTGCCGCGTCCGCGACCGAGCGCTACCGTGCCGCACGAGACGAGCTTCTGGCCGCGCGCACCGATCCGGCCCGGGCGGCGGGGTTCACCTGGCCGGTGTTCGACGGTGCCTTCAACTGGGCGATCGACTGGTTCGACCCGATGGCGCGGGGCAACGAGGCACCCGCGCTGATCGTCGTCGACGACGACGGCACGCGGCACCAGCGCACGTTCGACGAACTCGCGCGGCGGTCCGACCAGGTCGCCGCCTGGCTGGCGTCCCGCGGGGTGGCCCGCGGCGACGCCGTGCTGCTCATGCTCGGCAACCAGGTGGAACTGTGGGAGGCGATGCTCGCCCTCATGAAGCTGGGCGGGGTGATCGCTCCCACCACGACCGCGCTCGGCACCGCCGATCTCGCCGACCGCGTCGAGCGCGCCGAGATCCGGCACGTGGTCGTCGGGGCGGCGGACGCCGCGAAGTTCGACGACCTGCCCGAGGGGCTCGGCCGCATCGTCGTGGGCGGCACCCACCCGGGCTGGGCCGCGTACGACGACGCGTTCGTCACCGAGGCGCCGCCGGCCCGGCATCCGGGAACCACCGCCGATGACCGCCTGCTGCTCTACTTCACCTCGGGCACCACCTCGAAGCCGAAGCTCGTCGAGCACACGCACGCCTCGTACCCCGTGGGACACCTGACGACGATGTACTGGCTCGGGCTCGAACCCGGCGACGTGCACCTCGCCATCAGCTCGCCGGGGTGGGCGAAGCACGCGTGGAGCTGCTTCTTCGCGCCGTGGATCGCCGGGGCGACGGTGCTGGCGCTGAACTTCGCGCGATTCTCGGCCGAGCGGCTGCTGGAGGAGCTGGAGAGCGAGGCTGTCACCACGTTCTGTGCGCCGCCGACGGTCTGGCGCATGCTCATCCAGACCGACCTGTCGGGGCGTCGCGGGAGACTGCGCGAGGTCGTCTCGGCGGGCGAGCCGCTGAACCCCGAGGTCATCGCCGCGGTGCAACGCACCTGGGGGCTCGACATCCGCGACGGGTACGGGCAGACCGAGATGACGGCGGTCGTCGCCAACACTCCCGGGGCGCCGCTCGTACCGGGATCGATGGGGCGCCCGCTGCCCGGGTGCCCGGTGGTGCTCGTCGATCCCCTCACCGGCGCGCGTGCCGACGAGGGCGAGATCTGCCTCGATCTGACCGAGCGTCCGCTCAACCTGATGAGGGGGTACGTGGGCGACGCCGAGCGCAACGCCGAAGCCTTCGCCGGTGGCCTCTTCCACACCGGCGACGTGGCTCGGCGCGACGAGACCGGCAGCATCACGTATATCGGGCGCACCGACGACGTGTTCAAGGCCTCGGATTACAAGATCAGTCCGTTCGAGCTCGAGAGCGTGCTCATCGAGCATCCGGCAGTCGTCGAGGCGGCCGTCGTCCCCGCGCCCGACGAGGTGCGCCTCGCCGTGCCGAAGGCGTACGTGGTGCTGGCCGCGGGATACGAGCCCGGCGACGAGGTGGCCCTCGACATCCTGCGCTACGCCCGCGAGAAGCTCGCTCCGTACCAGCGCGTGCGCCGCATCGAGTTCCATGACCTGCCGAAGACGATCTCGGGCAAGATCCGCCGCGTCGAGCTTCGTCAGCGCGAAGAGGCCGCCGCGCGCGGTGAGGTCGTGTGCGTGGAATGGACGGATGCCACCCTGCGGGGCTGA
- a CDS encoding YajQ family cyclic di-GMP-binding protein produces MADSSFDIVSKIDRQEADNALNQAHKEVEQRYDFKGTDASIAWSGDSIVIKANSEERANAVLDVFQTKLIKRGISLKSLDAGEPVASGKEYRITSTLKEGISQDDAKKVNKIIRDEGPKGVKSQIQGDELRVQSKSRDDLQEVQRLLKAADLDVDLQFTNYR; encoded by the coding sequence ATGGCTGATTCTTCCTTCGACATCGTTTCCAAGATCGACCGACAGGAAGCCGACAACGCGCTGAACCAGGCTCACAAAGAGGTCGAGCAGCGTTACGACTTCAAGGGCACCGACGCGTCGATCGCGTGGAGCGGAGACTCCATCGTCATCAAGGCGAACTCCGAGGAGCGCGCCAACGCCGTTCTCGACGTCTTCCAGACGAAGCTCATCAAGCGCGGCATCTCGCTCAAGAGCCTGGATGCCGGTGAGCCCGTCGCCAGCGGCAAGGAGTACCGCATCACCTCCACGCTGAAGGAGGGCATCTCGCAGGACGACGCGAAGAAGGTCAACAAGATCATCCGCGACGAGGGTCCCAAGGGCGTCAAGTCGCAGATCCAGGGCGACGAACTGCGCGTGCAGTCGAAGTCGCGCGACGACCTGCAGGAAGTGCAGCGCCTGCTCAAGGCCGCCGACCTCGACGTCGACCTGCAGTTCACCAACTACCGGTAA